A DNA window from Halorubrum sp. DM2 contains the following coding sequences:
- the pstC gene encoding phosphate ABC transporter permease subunit PstC: protein MSSESNEAKSLQRSGFVVRKERFYGRLIAACAVLTIAVTVGIILALSGRAFSFWSQISPVAYFTGTSWSPVIARNYGVLPLISGTLLVTVFSALIALPIGLAAAIYLSEYASDRARSILKPALEILAGVPTVIYGYMALVYITPFFKGIFPSLRTFNVLSASIVVGIMIIPMVSSISEDALSAVPDSLRQGGYGLGSTKFDVSTKIVVPSATSGIVASYVLAISRAIGETMAVTMAMGMSPQMPYFPDVFRNLAESGQTITAAMVQIANADSLGSGPTYEAMFALGMTLFAITLTMNVLAELVRRRFREEY from the coding sequence ATGAGTAGCGAATCGAACGAGGCGAAGTCGCTCCAGCGCAGCGGATTCGTCGTCCGCAAGGAGCGGTTCTATGGCCGTTTGATCGCGGCGTGCGCCGTCCTGACGATCGCCGTGACCGTCGGAATCATCCTGGCACTGTCGGGACGCGCGTTCTCGTTCTGGTCGCAGATCTCGCCGGTCGCGTACTTCACCGGAACGAGCTGGAGTCCCGTCATCGCCCGGAACTACGGCGTGCTCCCGCTGATCAGTGGGACGCTTCTCGTCACCGTCTTCTCGGCGCTGATCGCGCTGCCGATCGGTCTGGCGGCGGCGATCTATCTCAGCGAATACGCGAGCGATAGAGCCCGCTCGATACTGAAACCGGCTCTGGAGATCCTCGCCGGCGTGCCAACCGTCATCTACGGCTACATGGCGCTCGTGTACATCACGCCGTTCTTCAAGGGGATCTTCCCGTCACTCCGCACGTTCAACGTGCTCTCGGCGAGCATCGTCGTCGGGATCATGATCATTCCGATGGTCTCCTCCATCAGCGAGGACGCGCTGAGCGCGGTCCCGGACAGCCTCCGACAGGGCGGCTACGGGCTCGGGTCGACGAAGTTCGACGTCTCGACGAAGATCGTCGTCCCGTCGGCGACCTCCGGGATCGTCGCGTCGTACGTGCTCGCGATTTCGCGGGCGATCGGCGAGACGATGGCCGTCACGATGGCGATGGGCATGAGCCCGCAGATGCCGTACTTCCCGGACGTCTTCCGGAACCTCGCGGAGTCGGGACAGACCATCACGGCGGCGATGGTCCAGATCGCCAACGCGGACTCGCTCGGCAGCGGCCCCACCTACGAGGCGATGTTCGCGCTCGGCATGACGCTTTTCGCGATCACGCTGACGATGAACGTCCTCGCAGAACTGGTCAGACGGCGGTTCAGGGAGGAGTACTGA
- the pstA gene encoding phosphate ABC transporter permease PstA — protein sequence MATEESTSDQLGRSTALRLQQLKGQLFEVALVAATLVGILALLALFVQISSDAFQPQTASPAWFLVYLGTLVGPTAAFTLYARRRPAVRETNAKAFAAVFGGLLLSFVVYVVVDSLSPYDVFIYAFFASLLPALVVGYDRTTGDRRYTGPAIPASITVGIAVAALLYDFVRGPIGVAAEWIMYVGLVTVPAAFLVGTLTASRRGRRSGALAGGIVAAGGLAVAVASIATGTNASLLVVLYSMFAVPTGYVLWRSIRTDPEGRVGVAGPFVLLGGTLVGAALVEQFGIRNPDTFLTPNLLLQSWDGLTASNAGVYPQIVGSIIIVGFMAVLAFPVGIGAAIYLEEYAPDTGLRGRLATLLEINISNLAGVPSVVYGLLGLALFRRTLDFGTGIVVTASGTLGLLILPIVIVSTQEALRSVPDDLRQGSYGMGASRWQTLREVVLPEAIPGTLTGTILALARAIGETAPLVIIAVATTTYSPPSGLFSSATALPLQIFAASANAKPEFRHGVVPAAAVVLLILMLLMNATAIVIRNKYGREH from the coding sequence ATGGCAACCGAAGAGAGCACAAGCGACCAACTCGGACGAAGCACCGCGCTCCGACTCCAGCAGCTGAAGGGACAGCTCTTCGAGGTCGCGCTCGTCGCGGCGACGCTCGTCGGCATCCTCGCATTGCTCGCGTTGTTCGTACAGATCTCGAGCGACGCGTTCCAGCCGCAAACCGCGTCGCCCGCGTGGTTCCTCGTCTACCTCGGTACGCTCGTTGGGCCGACGGCTGCGTTCACGCTGTACGCCCGCCGGAGACCGGCGGTTCGGGAGACGAACGCCAAGGCGTTCGCGGCGGTGTTCGGCGGGCTCCTGTTGAGCTTCGTCGTCTACGTCGTCGTCGACTCGCTCAGCCCGTACGACGTGTTCATCTACGCATTCTTCGCGTCGCTTCTGCCGGCGCTCGTCGTCGGGTACGACCGGACGACGGGCGACCGGAGGTACACCGGCCCGGCGATCCCCGCGTCGATCACCGTCGGTATCGCCGTCGCGGCGCTGCTGTACGACTTCGTCCGTGGCCCGATCGGCGTCGCCGCGGAGTGGATCATGTACGTCGGCCTGGTCACTGTCCCAGCGGCGTTCCTTGTCGGGACGTTGACCGCGTCCCGTCGCGGTCGCCGTTCCGGTGCCCTCGCTGGGGGGATCGTCGCCGCCGGCGGCCTCGCGGTCGCCGTCGCGTCGATCGCCACCGGGACCAACGCGTCGCTCTTGGTTGTCCTCTACTCGATGTTCGCCGTCCCCACCGGCTACGTCCTCTGGCGGTCGATCCGGACGGACCCGGAGGGACGCGTCGGCGTCGCGGGACCGTTCGTCCTCCTCGGCGGCACGCTGGTCGGTGCCGCGCTCGTCGAGCAGTTCGGGATCCGGAACCCGGACACGTTCCTCACGCCGAACCTACTCTTACAGTCGTGGGACGGCTTGACCGCGAGCAACGCGGGCGTCTACCCGCAGATCGTCGGATCGATCATCATCGTCGGCTTCATGGCGGTCCTCGCGTTCCCGGTCGGGATCGGCGCGGCCATCTACTTGGAGGAGTACGCGCCGGACACCGGGCTCCGCGGCCGGCTCGCGACGCTCCTAGAGATCAACATCTCGAATCTGGCCGGCGTTCCGTCAGTCGTGTACGGGCTCCTCGGACTCGCGTTGTTCCGGCGGACGCTCGACTTCGGAACCGGTATCGTCGTCACCGCGTCCGGAACGCTCGGACTGCTCATCCTCCCCATCGTCATCGTCTCGACACAGGAGGCGCTGCGCTCCGTCCCCGACGACCTCCGGCAGGGGTCGTACGGCATGGGGGCAAGCCGGTGGCAGACGCTCCGTGAGGTCGTCTTACCCGAGGCGATCCCCGGTACCCTCACCGGGACGATCCTCGCGCTGGCGCGGGCGATCGGCGAGACCGCGCCGCTCGTCATCATCGCGGTCGCGACGACGACGTACAGCCCGCCGAGCGGGCTGTTCTCCAGCGCGACGGCGCTCCCGCTACAGATATTCGCCGCGTCGGCGAACGCGAAGCCGGAGTTCCGACACGGAGTCGTCCCGGCGGCAGCGGTGGTGTTGCTGATACTAATGTTACTGATGAACGCGACGGCAATCGTTATCCGGAACAAGTACGGACGTGAGCACTAA
- the pstB gene encoding phosphate ABC transporter ATP-binding protein PstB codes for MSESDTSPKIQTTIETGDEDRGKAPLDAEETVIEARNLDVYYGEEQALNGVSMAINEHDVTALIGPSGCGKSTFLRCINRMNDMIDVCRVEGDVEFNGKNVYDDDVDPVALRRKIGIVFQKPNPFPKSIRENVAYGLKIQGYEGDVDERVEESLRRAALWDEVKDQLGSSGLDLSGGQQQRLCIARAIAPDPEVILMDEPTSALDPVAASKIEDLIDDLAEEYTVIIVTHNMQQAARISDRTAVFLTGGELVEYDDTAKIFEDPEEQRVEDYITGKFG; via the coding sequence ATGAGCGAATCAGACACTTCCCCGAAGATACAGACGACGATAGAGACCGGCGACGAGGATCGCGGAAAGGCCCCCCTCGACGCCGAAGAGACGGTCATCGAGGCACGAAATCTCGATGTCTACTACGGCGAAGAACAGGCCCTGAACGGTGTCTCGATGGCGATAAACGAACACGACGTGACCGCGCTGATCGGCCCCTCGGGCTGCGGTAAGTCGACGTTCCTCCGATGTATCAACCGGATGAACGACATGATCGATGTCTGTCGCGTCGAGGGCGACGTGGAGTTCAACGGCAAGAACGTCTACGACGACGACGTCGACCCCGTCGCCCTGCGCCGAAAGATCGGAATCGTGTTCCAGAAGCCGAACCCGTTCCCGAAGTCGATCCGCGAGAACGTCGCGTACGGCCTGAAAATTCAGGGATACGAGGGCGATGTCGACGAGCGCGTCGAGGAGTCGCTCAGGCGCGCCGCGCTGTGGGACGAGGTGAAAGACCAACTCGGCTCCTCGGGGCTTGACCTGTCGGGCGGCCAGCAACAGCGGCTCTGTATCGCCCGCGCCATCGCCCCGGACCCGGAAGTCATCCTGATGGACGAGCCGACCTCGGCGCTCGATCCGGTCGCGGCCTCGAAGATCGAGGACCTGATCGACGACCTCGCCGAGGAGTACACGGTGATCATCGTCACGCACAACATGCAGCAGGCGGCGCGCATCTCCGACCGGACGGCCGTCTTCCTCACCGGCGGCGAGTTGGTCGAGTACGACGACACCGCGAAGATATTCGAGGACCCCGAAGAGCAGCGCGTCGAGGACTACATCACGGGGAAGTTCGGATAG
- the phoU gene encoding phosphate signaling complex protein PhoU, with protein MPRENYQERLDDLRDGVVEMGETVCDRLDDAVAAAVSGDDDLARSVIEGDHEVNETYLALEDECTELLALQQPVAGDLRLVAASFKIITDLERVADLATNLADYGGPEGGVHPAVDVRRLGEAAREMVADAVAAYAARDSAACRDIAARDDDFDERCRRASEAVVRELLEADRARSEARDADGDTDDGATDDEALEASLDEVSQALLAVRDLERIADHAVNIAARTLYMVENDDELIY; from the coding sequence ATGCCCAGAGAAAACTACCAGGAGCGGCTCGACGACCTCCGGGACGGCGTGGTCGAGATGGGCGAGACCGTCTGCGACCGCCTCGACGACGCGGTCGCGGCGGCGGTGTCGGGCGACGACGACCTCGCCCGCTCGGTGATCGAGGGAGACCACGAGGTGAACGAGACGTACCTCGCCTTGGAGGACGAGTGTACGGAGCTACTGGCCCTCCAGCAGCCTGTGGCCGGCGATCTGCGGCTCGTCGCCGCCTCCTTCAAGATCATCACGGACCTCGAACGCGTCGCCGACCTCGCGACGAACCTCGCGGACTACGGCGGTCCCGAGGGCGGCGTCCACCCGGCGGTGGACGTGCGGCGACTCGGCGAGGCGGCCCGCGAGATGGTGGCGGACGCGGTCGCCGCCTACGCGGCGCGGGACTCGGCCGCCTGCCGCGACATCGCCGCCCGCGACGACGACTTCGACGAGCGGTGCCGCCGCGCGAGCGAGGCCGTCGTCCGCGAGCTGCTGGAGGCCGACCGTGCCCGCAGCGAGGCGCGAGACGCCGACGGCGACACGGACGACGGCGCGACCGACGACGAGGCGCTCGAAGCCTCGCTCGACGAGGTGTCACAGGCGCTGCTCGCCGTGCGCGACCTCGAACGGATCGCCGACCACGCGGTCAACATCGCGGCGCGGACCCTGTACATGGTCGAAAACGACGACGAACTGATCTACTGA
- a CDS encoding low molecular weight phosphatase family protein, whose translation MTSTDTADDETATDETTILTFMCVRNAGRSQMATAFAERERDRRGLGDRVEIRTGGTDPAESVHEVVVEALAEVGLDANGRTPQAISDAALAESDFVATMGCSTLDLETVDTDDWALDDPGEQPIEAVREIRDEIERRVIAVFDERFGEFDGE comes from the coding sequence ATGACATCCACTGACACCGCGGACGACGAAACGGCGACCGACGAGACGACCATCCTCACGTTCATGTGCGTCCGCAATGCCGGGCGCAGCCAGATGGCGACGGCGTTCGCCGAACGCGAGCGCGACCGACGCGGGCTCGGCGACCGCGTCGAGATCCGGACCGGCGGTACTGACCCCGCCGAGTCCGTCCACGAGGTCGTCGTCGAGGCGCTCGCGGAAGTCGGTCTCGACGCGAACGGCCGGACGCCGCAAGCGATCTCCGACGCGGCGCTCGCCGAGTCGGACTTCGTCGCCACGATGGGCTGTTCGACGCTCGACTTAGAGACCGTCGACACCGACGACTGGGCGCTCGACGACCCGGGCGAGCAGCCGATCGAGGCGGTCCGCGAGATCCGCGACGAGATCGAACGGCGTGTGATCGCCGTCTTCGACGAGCGGTTCGGCGAGTTCGACGGCGAGTAG
- a CDS encoding sodium:calcium antiporter — MTVLQELIGDQSLVVWIVLGAIGFLLTWKGANVIESTTSKISDHFGVSQAVQGGLIVAAATSFPELAIIIISVLVLGDFGVGAGALIGTAVFNILVIPAAVSITSGDTTTTQGIVYRDAIFYMVAVLALFGVIALGVLGTDGREIARITPQMGVGLLVLYGVYVILLAGGKSGASDLKRTESANLPKQVGLFAAGLVVVLVGVESMVTMTVQISEALDAPSFLVSVTLLSAMSSFPDLLVGVKMGKAGDKRAAVANVFGTNTFNLVAALPIGVILAGGVSIGFLTSVPLLLFLFYTTLAVVVMAATEFEITTEEGYVFLAMYFAFLGWMTTEALGVTTLLTESTLRTIVG; from the coding sequence GTGACCGTACTACAGGAACTCATCGGTGACCAGTCGCTCGTCGTTTGGATCGTGTTGGGCGCGATCGGGTTCCTGCTGACGTGGAAGGGCGCGAACGTTATCGAGTCGACGACCTCGAAGATCAGCGACCACTTCGGCGTCTCGCAGGCCGTTCAGGGGGGGCTCATCGTCGCGGCCGCGACGTCGTTCCCCGAACTCGCGATCATCATCATCTCGGTGCTCGTCCTCGGTGACTTCGGCGTCGGCGCTGGCGCGCTCATCGGGACGGCGGTGTTCAACATCTTGGTCATCCCGGCCGCCGTCTCCATCACGAGCGGCGACACGACGACGACGCAGGGGATCGTCTACCGCGACGCCATCTTCTACATGGTCGCCGTCCTCGCCCTCTTCGGCGTGATCGCGCTCGGCGTCCTCGGGACCGACGGGCGGGAGATCGCGCGGATCACCCCCCAGATGGGCGTCGGTCTGCTGGTGTTGTACGGCGTGTACGTCATCCTCCTCGCCGGCGGCAAGAGCGGCGCATCGGACCTGAAGCGGACCGAATCGGCGAACCTCCCGAAACAGGTCGGGCTGTTCGCGGCCGGGCTAGTCGTCGTGCTCGTCGGCGTCGAGTCGATGGTCACCATGACGGTGCAGATCTCCGAGGCGCTTGACGCGCCGTCGTTCCTCGTCTCCGTGACGTTGCTGTCGGCGATGAGTTCGTTCCCCGACCTGCTCGTCGGCGTGAAGATGGGCAAAGCCGGCGACAAACGGGCGGCGGTCGCCAACGTCTTCGGGACGAACACGTTCAACCTCGTCGCTGCGCTGCCGATCGGCGTCATCCTCGCCGGCGGCGTCTCGATCGGCTTCCTCACCTCCGTGCCGCTCCTCCTGTTCCTGTTTTACACCACCCTCGCCGTGGTGGTGATGGCCGCGACGGAGTTCGAGATCACCACCGAGGAGGGGTACGTCTTCCTCGCGATGTACTTCGCCTTCCTCGGCTGGATGACGACCGAGGCGCTCGGGGTCACCACGCTGCTGACCGAATCGACGCTCCGGACGATCGTCGGGTGA
- a CDS encoding VOC family protein translates to MTDRAERDDADRLPAGTRIGRAALRVADLDETTAFYRDVVGLAVLDRAAERATLGVDGTPLLVVERDADRPARSRTDAGLFHTAFRVPSRAALGEALGRVRERWRLDGGSDHLVSEALYLDDPEGNGVEIYRDRPREEWPVDESGAVRMATEPLDVEGVAAAAAEETEAEEAAAGETEAGETASTDLVDRAPADTDVGHVHLEVTSLSAFEAVYVDGLGFEVGMTGPDVRFVAAGGYHHHLGANTWRGRTTSAAGRGLAWFEVVVPDEAALDAVRVRLDAVAAEREVAVDERDDGIAVTDGDGIEVRVRTE, encoded by the coding sequence ATGACCGATCGTGCCGAGCGCGACGACGCCGACCGACTCCCCGCGGGGACGCGCATCGGCCGCGCGGCGCTCCGGGTCGCCGACCTCGACGAGACGACCGCGTTCTACCGGGACGTGGTTGGTCTCGCGGTTCTCGACCGCGCGGCCGAGCGCGCGACGCTCGGAGTCGACGGGACGCCCCTGCTCGTCGTCGAGCGCGACGCCGACCGCCCGGCGCGGAGCCGGACCGACGCCGGGCTCTTCCACACCGCGTTCCGAGTCCCGTCCCGGGCGGCGCTCGGCGAGGCGCTGGGCCGGGTCCGGGAGCGGTGGCGGCTCGACGGTGGCTCGGATCACCTCGTCAGCGAGGCGCTGTACCTCGACGACCCCGAGGGCAACGGCGTGGAGATATACCGCGACCGGCCGCGGGAGGAGTGGCCGGTCGACGAGAGCGGCGCGGTGCGGATGGCGACCGAGCCGCTCGACGTCGAGGGGGTCGCCGCGGCGGCGGCCGAGGAAACGGAGGCGGAGGAGGCCGCGGCCGGCGAAACGGAAGCGGGCGAGACCGCCTCCACTGACCTCGTCGACCGCGCTCCGGCCGACACCGACGTCGGCCACGTCCACCTCGAAGTGACCTCGCTGTCGGCGTTCGAGGCGGTCTACGTCGACGGCCTCGGCTTCGAGGTCGGGATGACCGGCCCGGACGTGCGGTTCGTCGCGGCCGGCGGCTACCACCACCACCTCGGCGCGAACACGTGGCGAGGGCGGACGACGTCGGCGGCCGGACGCGGTCTCGCGTGGTTCGAGGTAGTCGTGCCCGACGAGGCCGCGCTGGACGCGGTGCGCGTCCGGCTCGACGCGGTCGCGGCCGAGCGCGAGGTCGCCGTCGACGAGCGCGACGACGGGATCGCCGTCACCGACGGCGACGGGATCGAGGTTCGCGTTCGGACGGAGTGA
- a CDS encoding cobalamin B12-binding domain-containing protein, which translates to MSAEQQERAVRCLVAKVGLDGHDRGAHVIARAFRDAGFEVVYSGLHRAPDDIVQAAVQEDVDVLGISILSGAHNTLVPKVIEGLKEYDAFDDTLVLVGGIIPDEDETKLKELGVAEVFGPGTPMEETIEFIRNNVPERA; encoded by the coding sequence ATGAGCGCCGAACAGCAGGAACGAGCCGTCCGGTGTCTGGTCGCGAAGGTCGGGCTCGACGGCCACGACCGGGGCGCACACGTGATCGCGCGGGCGTTCCGCGACGCCGGCTTCGAGGTCGTCTACTCCGGGCTCCACCGCGCGCCGGACGACATCGTTCAGGCGGCGGTACAAGAGGACGTCGACGTGCTCGGCATCTCGATTCTCTCCGGCGCGCACAACACGCTCGTCCCGAAAGTCATCGAGGGGCTCAAAGAGTACGACGCGTTCGACGACACCCTCGTCTTAGTCGGCGGGATCATCCCGGACGAGGACGAGACGAAGCTGAAGGAACTCGGCGTCGCAGAGGTGTTCGGGCCCGGGACGCCGATGGAGGAGACGATCGAGTTCATCCGAAACAACGTCCCGGAGCGCGCGTAG
- the meaB gene encoding methylmalonyl Co-A mutase-associated GTPase MeaB, with the protein MDRSDAPEPGDAPTLSAADAALVDDLLDGSHRALARVITKIENHTPGYRAIVSALHEHTGGADVVGITGSPGAGKSTLVDKLAAAYRDRDETVGVIAVDPSSPYTGGAVLGDRIRMGSNVGDMDVFFRSMSARGQLGGLSTATADAVKALDAFGKDVVILETVGAGQNEVDVVRTADTVAVLVQPGSGDDVQTLKAGILEIGDVFVVNKADMDGAQRTVAELEEMVHRREGGTTGRDAGHHGAASMASTGAGGSAAGHRDAGRAGGSDSDGRGPDSDDHGPGADESWTPDVLETVANTGEGVAALIEAFDAHAAYLRESGEIAATERRRYAEEIRTLVRADVGALATAEIERRGGIDRLAERVRDRETDPYAVAEAIVGPIADCVEEAGDWERDD; encoded by the coding sequence ATGGACCGGTCGGACGCACCCGAACCCGGGGACGCACCGACGCTCTCGGCGGCCGACGCGGCGCTCGTCGACGACCTGCTCGACGGGAGTCACCGCGCGCTCGCCCGGGTAATAACGAAGATCGAGAACCACACACCCGGGTACCGCGCGATCGTCTCCGCGCTCCACGAACACACCGGCGGCGCGGACGTCGTCGGGATCACCGGCTCGCCGGGGGCGGGGAAGTCGACGCTGGTCGACAAGCTCGCGGCCGCCTACCGCGACCGCGACGAGACGGTGGGCGTGATCGCGGTCGACCCCTCGTCGCCGTACACCGGCGGGGCCGTCCTCGGCGACCGGATCCGGATGGGGTCGAACGTCGGCGACATGGACGTGTTCTTCCGGTCGATGAGCGCGCGCGGCCAGCTCGGCGGCCTCTCGACCGCGACCGCGGACGCCGTGAAGGCGCTCGACGCCTTCGGGAAGGACGTGGTGATCTTAGAGACCGTCGGGGCGGGGCAAAACGAGGTCGACGTGGTCCGCACGGCCGACACCGTCGCGGTGCTGGTCCAGCCCGGCTCCGGCGACGACGTCCAGACGCTGAAGGCGGGCATCTTGGAGATCGGTGACGTGTTCGTCGTCAACAAGGCCGACATGGACGGCGCACAGCGGACCGTCGCCGAGTTAGAGGAGATGGTCCACCGCCGCGAGGGTGGAACGACCGGCCGCGACGCCGGCCACCACGGCGCGGCCTCGATGGCCTCGACGGGCGCGGGCGGCTCCGCGGCGGGCCACCGCGACGCCGGTCGCGCGGGCGGTTCGGACTCCGACGGCCGCGGTCCGGACTCAGACGACCACGGTCCGGGCGCAGACGAGTCGTGGACGCCGGATGTCTTAGAGACCGTCGCGAACACCGGCGAGGGCGTCGCGGCGCTGATCGAGGCGTTCGACGCGCACGCGGCGTACCTGCGGGAGTCCGGCGAGATCGCGGCGACCGAGCGGCGGCGGTACGCCGAGGAGATCCGCACGCTCGTGCGCGCGGACGTGGGGGCGCTCGCGACCGCCGAGATCGAGCGTCGGGGCGGGATCGACCGCCTCGCCGAGCGCGTCCGCGACCGCGAGACGGACCCGTACGCGGTCGCCGAGGCGATCGTGGGACCGATCGCCGACTGCGTCGAGGAGGCAGGCGACTGGGAGCGCGACGACTGA
- a CDS encoding alpha/beta hydrolase — MKLRNLLGSAVLGVGALAALNTGLRYEGELESPLDGDDGVFRWRGMDVAYTEAGDPDDPDLVLLHGINAAGSSGEWRAVFDELAADYHVVAPDFPGYGRSDRPPLRYSAALYEDFVHDFLAEFDEPAVVASSLSAAYAVAAVDGGDAAGDVDLRGFVAVCPTATAGPSPAKGWLRELLRAPLVGQALFNVISSKPSIRYFNADHGYDDPANPSAEWTDYEWRTTHVENARFAPASFVSGSLNSEIDLAAALADLDVPPTIVWGREATVSPLTDGRELADAADARLVVFDRARLLPHVEHPKRFVETVEEALAAGAVA, encoded by the coding sequence ATGAAGCTCAGGAACCTCCTCGGCAGCGCCGTCCTCGGCGTCGGCGCGCTCGCCGCGCTCAACACCGGTCTCCGGTACGAGGGCGAACTGGAGTCTCCGCTCGACGGCGACGACGGCGTCTTCCGCTGGCGCGGGATGGACGTGGCGTACACGGAGGCGGGCGACCCGGACGACCCGGACCTCGTCCTGCTCCACGGGATCAACGCCGCCGGCTCCTCCGGCGAGTGGCGCGCGGTGTTCGACGAGTTGGCCGCCGACTACCACGTCGTCGCGCCCGACTTCCCGGGGTACGGCCGCTCCGATCGGCCGCCGCTCCGGTACTCCGCCGCCCTGTACGAGGACTTCGTCCACGACTTCCTCGCCGAGTTCGACGAGCCGGCCGTCGTCGCCTCCTCGCTGTCGGCGGCGTACGCGGTCGCGGCCGTCGACGGCGGCGACGCGGCGGGCGACGTCGACCTGCGCGGGTTCGTCGCCGTCTGTCCGACCGCGACCGCGGGACCGAGTCCGGCGAAGGGGTGGCTCCGCGAGCTGCTCCGTGCCCCCCTCGTCGGGCAGGCGCTGTTCAACGTCATCTCGTCGAAGCCGTCGATCCGCTATTTCAACGCCGACCACGGCTACGACGACCCCGCGAACCCGAGCGCGGAGTGGACCGACTACGAGTGGCGCACGACCCACGTCGAGAACGCGCGGTTCGCGCCCGCCTCGTTCGTCTCCGGGAGCCTGAACAGCGAGATCGACCTCGCCGCCGCGCTCGCGGACCTGGACGTCCCCCCGACCATCGTCTGGGGCCGCGAGGCGACCGTGAGCCCGCTCACTGACGGGCGCGAACTCGCCGACGCGGCCGACGCGCGGCTCGTCGTCTTCGACCGGGCGCGGCTGCTCCCGCACGTCGAACACCCCAAGCGCTTCGTCGAGACCGTCGAGGAGGCGCTCGCGGCGGGCGCGGTGGCGTAA
- a CDS encoding DUF4442 domain-containing protein gives MSDSPIGVDRDPDPRPLRDDPPAESRRSRLWRHGFNLLPAYRGTGARVDHIAADWRYVRIRLPLNWRTRNAVGTIFGGSVYGAIDPVYMMMLRRVLGDGFTVWDKSAALEFIEPGRDTLYAEFELPRSETEAIRETLDPGESTDREYLVSLVDESGTVHAACEKTLYVRRDG, from the coding sequence GTGAGCGATTCCCCGATCGGAGTCGACCGCGACCCCGACCCCCGGCCGCTGCGCGACGATCCGCCGGCGGAGAGCCGTCGGAGTCGGCTCTGGCGGCACGGGTTCAACCTCCTGCCCGCGTACCGCGGCACAGGTGCGCGCGTCGACCACATCGCGGCCGACTGGCGCTACGTCCGAATCCGGCTGCCGCTGAACTGGCGCACCCGGAACGCGGTCGGAACGATCTTCGGCGGCAGCGTCTACGGCGCGATCGACCCCGTGTACATGATGATGCTCCGGCGAGTCCTCGGCGACGGGTTCACCGTGTGGGACAAGTCGGCCGCGCTGGAGTTCATCGAACCCGGGCGCGACACGCTGTACGCCGAGTTCGAGCTACCGAGATCCGAGACCGAGGCGATCCGCGAGACGCTCGACCCCGGCGAGTCGACCGACCGCGAGTACCTCGTCTCGCTCGTCGATGAGAGCGGGACGGTCCACGCGGCCTGCGAGAAGACGCTGTACGTGCGCCGCGACGGCTGA